In Poecile atricapillus isolate bPoeAtr1 chromosome 22, bPoeAtr1.hap1, whole genome shotgun sequence, a genomic segment contains:
- the PLOD1 gene encoding procollagen-lysine,2-oxoglutarate 5-dioxygenase 1, with protein MVPPAVLLLWAVLALLGPRGGRASEQEEKLLVLTVATKQTEGFQRFRRSAQFFGYKVQVLGLDEEWQGGDDQQPAGGGQKVRLLKSALKQYEDQEDLIILFVESYDVLFASGPAELLKKFKQAKSKVVFSAENYIYPNRKLEAKYPQVRDGKRFLGSGGFIGYAPNLKKLVEEWKGQDDDSDQLFYTNIFLDPEKRESINISLDHRSRIFQNLNGALDEIVMKFENSRVRARNLLYDTLPVVIHGNGPTKLQLNYLGNYIPQVWTFETGCTVCDEGLRSLSGFKDEALPMILIGIFIEQPTPFLSQFFLRLRNLHYPKQRIQLFIHNHEEHHLMDVDSFVEEHGKEYLAVKLIGPEDEVENAEARNLGMDLCRKDPGCDYYFSLDAEVVLKNTETLRILIEQNKMVIAPLVSRHEKLWSNFWGALSPDGYYARSEDYVDIVQRQRVGLWNVPYISSVYMVKGKALRSELEQGDLFHSGKLDADMAFCHNVRNQGVFMYLTNQHQFGHILSLENYQTSHLHNDLWQIFSNPEDWREKYIHENYTAALKGKLVEMPCPDVYWFPIFTDTACDELVEEMEHYGQWSTGDNTDSRIQGGYENVPTIDIHMNQIGFEREWYKFLLDYIAPITEKLYPGYYTKTQFELAFVVRYKPDEQPSLMPHHDASTFTINIALNRVGIDYEGGGCRFLRYNCSIRAPRKGWTLMHPGRLTHYHEGLPTTKGTRYIAVSFLDP; from the exons AAAAACTGCTGGTTCTGACTGTTGCCACCAAGCAGACTGAAGGATTCCAAAGGTTCAGAAGATCAGCCCAATTCTTCGGCTACAAAGTCCAG gtgctggggctggatgaGGAGTGGCAGGGTGGAGATGACCAGCAGCCAGCTGGAGGTGGCCAGAAGGTCCGTCTCCTGAAGTCAGCTCTGAAGCAGTATGAGGATCAGGAGGACTTGATCATCCTTTTTGTAGAAAG CTATGATGTACTCTTTGCTTCAGGCCCCGCAGAACTGCTGAAGAAGTTCAAACAAGCCAAGAGCAAAGTGGTTTTCTCAGCTGAGAATTACATCTATCCTAACAGAAAATTGGAAGCCAAGTATCCTCAGGTGCGAGATGGAAAACGCTTCCTGGGTTCTGGAG GTTTCATAGGTTATGCTCCAAACCTGAAGAAGCTTGTGGAGGAGTGGAAAGGACAGGATGATGACAGTGACCAGCTCTTCTATACAAATATCTTCTTGGATCCAGAAAAAAGA gaaagtatCAACATCAGTCTAGACCATAGAAGCCGGATCTTCCAAAACCTAAATGGAGCATTAG ATGAGATAGTTATGAAGTTTGAAAACTCCCGAGTGAGAGCAAGAAACTTGTTATATGACACTCTGCCTGTGGTGATCCATGGAAATGGACCCACCAAG ctgcagctgaactACCTGGGAAACTACATTCCTCAAGTATGGACATTTGAGACTGGCTGCACGGTGTGTGATGAAGGTCTGAGAAGCCTCTCAGGGTTTAAG GATGAGGCATTGCCAATGATTCTGATAGGCATTTTCATTGAGCAGCCCACCCCGTTCCTCTCCCAGTTTTTCTTGCGGCTTCGTAACCTTCATTACCCAAAGCAACGAATCCAGCTCTTCATTCACAACCAT GAGGAACATCACTTGATGGACGTGGACTCTTTTGTAGAAGAGCATGGCAAAGAATATCTCGCTGTCAAATTGATTGGACCAGAGGATGAGGTGGAGAATGCTGAGGCACGTAACTTGGGCAT GGATTTGTGCAGGAAGGATCCTGGCTGTGACTATTACTTCAGCCTGGATGCTGAGGTAGTTCTGAAGAACACAGAGACCCTGAGGATCCTGATTGAACAGAACAA GATGGTGATTGCCCCTCTGGTAAGTCGTCATGAGAAGCTGTGGTCCAATTTCTGGGGAGCACTGAGCCCTGATGGGTACTATGCCCGCTCAGAAGATTATGTGGATATTGTTCAAAGGCAGAGAGT TGGACTTTGGAATGTTCCCTACATCAGCAGTGTTTACATGGTTAAAGGCAAGGCCCTGCGCTCGGAGCTTGAGCAGGGAGATCTGTTCCACAGTGGCAAGCTGGATGCCGACATGGCTTTCTGCCACAACGTTCGGAATCAG GGAGTCTTTATGTACCTGACAAATCAGCATCAATTTGGACACATACTCTCCCTGGAGAATTACCAGACAAGTCACCTCCACAATGACCTCTGGCAAATATTCAGCAATCCTGAG GACTGGAGAGAAAAGTACATCCATGAAAACtacacagcagctctgaaaggAAAATTGGTAGAAATG ccctgcccagatGTTTACTGGTTCCCCATATTCACTGACACTGCCTGTGATGAGCTGGTGGAAGAAATGGAACATTATGGCCAGTGGTCCACAGGTGACAACACG GACAGCAGAATACAAGGAGGATATGAGAATGTCCCTACTATTGACATACACATGAACCAAATTGGCTTTGAAAGAGAATGGTATAAGTTTCTTCTGGACTATATTGCACCCATCACAGAGAAACTGTACCCAGGATACTACACCAAG ACCCAGTTTGAACTGGCCTTTGTGGTTCGCTACAAACCTGACGAGCAGCCGTCCCTAATGCCCCACCACGACGCCTCCACCTTCACCATCAACATTGCCTTGAACAGAGTTGGCATTGACTATGAG GGAGGAGGCTGCCGGTTCCTGCGCTACAACTGCTCCATTCGAGCTCCACGGAAAGGCTGGACCCTGATGCATCCAGGACGCCTGACCCACTACCATGAAGGTCTTCCAACCACCAAAGGAACCCGCTACATCGCAGTCTCCTTTCTTGACCCCTAA